Proteins encoded in a region of the Atopobium sp. oral taxon 416 genome:
- a CDS encoding desulfoferrodoxin family protein: MSETTFYLCKDCGNLVALLHRGSCTPQCCGKPMVELKANSTDAAQEKHVPICTRKGDTVEVQVGSTLHPMEEKHHIMWIALSQRGRLDVRFLHPGEEPKAVFEHVADSGATVYAYCNLHGLWKAEL; this comes from the coding sequence ATGAGCGAGACAACATTTTATCTGTGTAAGGACTGCGGTAACCTGGTAGCGCTGCTGCATCGCGGAAGCTGCACCCCGCAGTGCTGCGGCAAGCCGATGGTTGAGCTTAAAGCCAACAGTACCGACGCGGCACAGGAGAAGCATGTTCCGATCTGCACCCGCAAGGGTGACACCGTCGAGGTTCAGGTCGGCAGCACTCTCCATCCGATGGAGGAGAAGCACCACATCATGTGGATCGCGCTCTCACAGCGCGGACGTCTCGATGTTCGGTTCCTCCATCCGGGCGAAGAGCCGAAGGCGGTCTTTGAGCATGTTGCAGACAGCGGCGCGACCGTTTATGCTTATTGCAATTTGCACGGACTTTGGAAAGCCGAACTGTAA
- a CDS encoding GNAT family N-acetyltransferase produces MSLQEMLNDAEARPLLLSVDAENFLKGTLRTEQETQGYVRPWRMSDRQYRSLGSVGAWHPGFYRQVAQCTCGIALAFTTDATRIGLEVRFDEEPLATRTMLRETDGESPQPPDGISCIVDGKRLVCAPAQAGEQFVEWYIDNDPKHPTWQRLPGFGPTHTVWLWLPCLRGCAVRRLWGTATFFKPLKQQDLLLVVGDEASQGFGGEEPADGWPVAYATHNHLDLVNQSIARQVFQSDFLLDTAGLRDPAMIVVAVGEQYRKEAYSTERLRQDGRQFFGVVQRRWPGAQTLLIVPHTAGNENYPVAPRSPFPKLESIYHSVAREFGVRCIEGRQLVDPHVGVQQGIEEYPNAEGFSQIARRLALVVQPREDQAVLRQRAKKLLRQVPDYAFPLKAATKIERAQWLFVKKGACLAKFSSGLQMLYAPDHEQGQDVAALFSNRRALAVQGEAMKEWVSTELGLTHAQPYHVAIYKGKRKISVPERYHIETLPAATLDELLKRYPNMDTSTVDDLDTQNEVGTFFGGFVCDKLVGFIGTHEEGCIGSLEVMPAYRRRGWAFALEATLVNHLIDKGIEPWCPVYPESTATLRLLSKLGFEITPATQECYLCTRD; encoded by the coding sequence ATGAGCCTTCAAGAGATGTTGAACGACGCAGAGGCCCGCCCATTACTTTTGTCGGTTGACGCAGAAAACTTTCTCAAAGGTACACTGCGGACAGAGCAGGAAACGCAGGGCTATGTCCGTCCCTGGCGTATGAGCGATCGGCAATACCGCTCACTGGGAAGTGTGGGCGCCTGGCACCCGGGATTCTACCGGCAGGTGGCACAGTGTACCTGTGGGATCGCTCTAGCCTTTACAACCGATGCGACCCGTATCGGACTCGAGGTGCGCTTCGACGAGGAGCCTTTAGCGACTCGGACAATGTTGCGTGAGACTGATGGGGAGAGCCCACAACCACCCGACGGAATCAGCTGCATCGTCGACGGGAAGCGCCTTGTCTGCGCTCCGGCACAGGCGGGCGAGCAGTTTGTCGAGTGGTACATCGATAACGATCCCAAACATCCGACCTGGCAGCGCTTGCCCGGTTTCGGGCCGACCCACACGGTGTGGCTCTGGTTGCCTTGCCTGCGCGGCTGTGCGGTGCGGAGGCTTTGGGGCACCGCTACCTTTTTCAAACCGCTGAAGCAGCAAGACTTGCTGCTCGTGGTGGGCGATGAAGCCTCACAGGGCTTTGGGGGTGAAGAGCCAGCGGATGGCTGGCCGGTCGCCTATGCGACGCATAACCACCTCGATCTCGTGAACCAAAGTATTGCGCGACAGGTCTTCCAGTCGGATTTTCTGCTGGATACCGCAGGCCTGCGCGATCCGGCAATGATTGTGGTGGCGGTAGGAGAACAATACCGCAAGGAGGCCTATTCTACAGAGCGGCTCAGACAGGATGGGCGACAGTTCTTCGGCGTGGTGCAGAGACGTTGGCCTGGTGCCCAGACACTGTTGATCGTACCGCACACGGCAGGCAATGAGAACTATCCGGTAGCACCCCGCAGTCCCTTCCCGAAGCTTGAGTCCATTTACCACAGCGTTGCCCGTGAGTTCGGCGTACGCTGCATCGAGGGACGTCAGCTCGTGGATCCTCATGTCGGTGTCCAACAGGGGATCGAGGAGTATCCGAATGCGGAAGGCTTCTCGCAGATCGCGCGGCGGTTGGCACTTGTAGTGCAGCCGCGTGAGGATCAGGCCGTCTTGCGCCAACGTGCCAAGAAGCTGCTGCGGCAGGTGCCTGATTACGCGTTCCCGCTGAAGGCAGCGACCAAGATAGAGCGTGCCCAGTGGCTCTTTGTGAAAAAGGGAGCCTGCCTGGCGAAGTTCTCCTCAGGGCTTCAGATGCTCTATGCTCCGGATCATGAACAGGGACAGGATGTAGCTGCGCTGTTCTCAAACCGCAGAGCACTAGCGGTACAGGGTGAAGCGATGAAAGAGTGGGTGAGCACCGAGCTGGGCCTCACTCACGCGCAACCCTATCATGTGGCGATCTACAAAGGGAAACGCAAGATTTCGGTCCCGGAGCGCTACCACATCGAAACGCTGCCGGCAGCAACGCTCGACGAGCTTCTGAAGCGTTATCCCAATATGGATACCTCCACGGTAGACGATCTGGACACCCAAAACGAGGTGGGCACCTTCTTTGGGGGCTTTGTCTGTGACAAACTGGTCGGCTTCATCGGAACGCATGAGGAAGGCTGCATCGGCTCTCTTGAAGTGATGCCGGCGTACCGGCGCCGTGGGTGGGCGTTTGCGCTCGAGGCGACCCTGGTCAACCATCTGATCGATAAGGGTATCGAGCCCTGGTGTCCGGTCTATCCTGAATCGACCGCGACGCTGCGGCTGCTTTCGAAACTGGGCTTTGAAATTACCCCTGCGACACAGGAGTGTTACCTGTGCACGCGAGATTGA
- a CDS encoding metallophosphoesterase: MATYVVSDIHGRLKTFDRLLDKVSPAEEDKIFVLGDMVDRGPDPAGVMRLCRSFSNATVLVGNHEMLMLDFFQHPRNPTSTLNWAINGGLTTAKDLAKLPQDERTELLEWVENLPRFALTKIGDQQYVLVHAGIYSDLLPENARDNLQLAMMQQDQEELVWVREGYLDRPTGLVDKEGKGPIIVAGHTPTVLAATLADVCDREALNEDQRCQMLSLGATPETGMVADRWVIDCGAGSVPDHGRLLMLRLDDKHEVYENVLEED, encoded by the coding sequence ATGGCAACATACGTTGTTTCTGATATCCACGGGCGCCTGAAAACCTTCGATCGGCTTCTTGATAAGGTTTCGCCCGCTGAGGAAGATAAGATCTTTGTGTTAGGTGACATGGTCGACCGTGGACCGGATCCGGCTGGCGTCATGCGGCTGTGCCGCTCATTTTCCAATGCGACCGTGCTCGTGGGCAACCACGAAATGCTGATGCTCGATTTCTTCCAGCATCCGCGCAATCCTACCTCGACGCTCAACTGGGCGATCAATGGGGGGCTGACGACCGCAAAGGATCTGGCGAAGCTCCCGCAAGATGAGAGGACTGAGCTCCTTGAATGGGTTGAGAACCTCCCGCGGTTTGCGCTCACCAAGATCGGGGACCAGCAGTATGTCTTGGTACACGCCGGTATCTACTCCGATCTGCTGCCGGAAAATGCGCGTGACAACCTGCAGCTGGCTATGATGCAACAGGATCAGGAAGAACTTGTGTGGGTTCGTGAGGGCTACCTCGACCGTCCGACCGGTTTGGTGGACAAAGAGGGGAAGGGCCCTATTATCGTCGCAGGCCACACCCCGACGGTCTTGGCGGCGACCCTGGCGGATGTCTGTGACCGTGAGGCGCTCAATGAGGATCAGCGCTGCCAGATGCTTTCGCTTGGTGCTACCCCTGAAACCGGTATGGTGGCAGACCGGTGGGTCATCGACTGCGGGGCAGGATCCGTTCCTGATCATGGCAGGCTCCTGATGCTGCGCTTGGACGACAAGCACGAGGTCTATGAGAATGTACTTGAAGAAGACTGA
- the dnaE gene encoding DNA polymerase III subunit alpha, translating to MSFVHLHNHSDFSLLDGACRIPDMVKRAVEFHMPAVALTDHGYMFGIPNLDLECRKYNDVQENMKQWRHDIECFSKGWDLEEPKPDAPDADYFHAVHAQWERDNQLWESSGHNVDAVKAKKPRELIKPIFGCEAYFIQDNCIPHGTKQVRYHLILLAKNETGYKNLIKCMSKAAGHEMMYYKPRITFAMLEQYHEGLICLSACVQGIIPQMIMAGEFDEAREWTKKFKDLFGEDFYIEIQDHGLKFSRGWNDRSLDERLVKLAHELDIKVVATNDIHYLTREDASTQDILSCIGKNTTINDSSRMRMEGAEFYLKSEEEMRKLFDWVPQACDNTLEVADKCNYELDWTHMYLPQFPGLKPGETAEQRFRAECEKGLARRYGKDWKHVTINGINVEDRYEHEAGIIIDKGFANYFLIVQDYVQWAKDHGIGVGPGRGSAAGAIVAYAMNITNFDPLENGLMFERFLSPQRTEMPDIDMDFDDEHLQDVLQHVRDVYGEDRVCKVITYSTIKAKQAINDAARVLGFPVYVGQRLSKMLSNDASLKLKNALHKNPDRPDQYSPDFEEAYNKDADAKSIIDAAMSIEGLTRGEGVHACATLIAPTPVTDHVPTKLDTKGNVTITQYEGHSVADMGLLKMDFLGLRTLTVINKALQNIKCSYPNASDIARMPEQVKKTIKLGAACVDIDMDKVDFTDPAIYRLLSEGKTAGVFQVESAGMTATIKQMQPTEYKHIVALIALYRPGPLGAGMVTSYIKRMHGEEPVVYYDDRLKDILEETYGTMVYQEQVMQISMKMCGFTPGESDSRIRKPVAKKKIKMLTSQVFHWEATGADETIYDHWMNGAVKNGYKKEIAQKIWDDVLEFASYAFNKSHSAGYAILVMQTAWLKAHFPKEYMASVLSSYMGKTDKIVHYVSACRHEGINILPPDINESGRDFTATKDGIRFGFAGIRGVGESVGETIMAERTKSGPFKTVHDFVDRVDASQANRRVVEALIKSGAFDFTGYTRKQMMHFVDKNNARNIIESAAKRQRDRAQGQVSFFDLLGDVSDSGFEDKIPAPDGIEWDRRTKLAQEHEVLGIYVSDHPLRPYEYALSKARDYKISDISATEDAVDPVSGATVARHVIPDGKVVRLAGMMSGIDKKTTKTGKAMAIVQLADMEGETTVVVFPKLYETCQAALCGEIDEQTGETIGDVFLKVRGKLERSDRGDQIIAESVEPLILNSETNTPKVLEVNLASDMLSAGHMEQLGSVFNRYPGLDYVELRIEGANSGDLTCFELPTKVDAHNMVLIAEVSDVVGKHGKVVVA from the coding sequence ATGAGCTTTGTTCATCTTCACAATCACTCTGACTTTTCGCTGCTCGACGGCGCTTGCCGTATTCCTGATATGGTAAAGAGAGCTGTTGAGTTTCATATGCCGGCGGTGGCCTTAACGGATCACGGCTACATGTTCGGTATCCCCAATCTGGACCTGGAGTGCCGCAAGTACAATGACGTCCAGGAGAATATGAAGCAGTGGCGCCACGACATCGAATGCTTCAGCAAAGGTTGGGACCTGGAAGAGCCCAAGCCTGATGCCCCGGATGCGGACTACTTCCATGCGGTGCACGCCCAGTGGGAGCGGGACAACCAGCTGTGGGAATCCTCAGGCCATAATGTGGACGCGGTCAAAGCGAAGAAGCCGCGTGAACTGATCAAGCCGATCTTCGGCTGTGAGGCCTACTTTATTCAGGACAACTGCATTCCGCACGGTACCAAGCAGGTCCGCTATCACCTGATCCTTCTGGCGAAGAACGAGACCGGCTACAAGAACCTGATTAAGTGCATGTCGAAAGCGGCGGGGCACGAGATGATGTACTACAAGCCCCGTATCACCTTTGCGATGCTCGAGCAGTACCACGAGGGGCTGATCTGCCTCTCCGCCTGCGTGCAAGGCATCATCCCGCAGATGATTATGGCCGGCGAGTTCGACGAAGCCCGGGAATGGACCAAGAAGTTCAAGGACCTCTTCGGTGAGGACTTCTACATCGAGATCCAGGACCACGGGCTCAAGTTCTCTCGCGGCTGGAACGACCGTAGCCTCGACGAGCGCTTGGTGAAGCTCGCCCATGAGCTCGATATCAAAGTCGTTGCCACCAACGATATCCACTACCTGACACGTGAGGATGCCTCCACTCAGGACATCCTCTCCTGCATTGGGAAGAACACCACGATCAACGACTCCTCCCGCATGCGGATGGAGGGCGCTGAGTTCTACCTCAAGAGTGAAGAGGAGATGCGTAAGCTCTTCGATTGGGTACCGCAGGCCTGCGACAATACGCTCGAGGTTGCCGACAAGTGCAACTATGAGCTCGACTGGACGCACATGTACCTGCCACAGTTCCCAGGTCTGAAGCCAGGGGAGACCGCCGAGCAGCGCTTCCGTGCGGAGTGCGAGAAGGGTCTGGCACGCCGTTACGGCAAAGACTGGAAGCACGTCACGATCAATGGCATCAACGTCGAGGACCGCTACGAGCACGAAGCCGGCATCATTATCGACAAAGGCTTTGCGAACTACTTCCTGATCGTTCAGGACTATGTCCAGTGGGCCAAGGACCATGGGATCGGTGTCGGGCCAGGCCGTGGCTCTGCCGCCGGCGCTATCGTCGCCTACGCGATGAACATCACGAACTTCGATCCGTTGGAGAACGGTCTGATGTTCGAGCGGTTCCTATCCCCGCAGCGTACCGAGATGCCCGATATCGATATGGACTTCGACGATGAGCACCTGCAGGATGTCCTGCAGCACGTGCGTGACGTCTACGGCGAGGACCGCGTCTGTAAGGTCATCACCTACTCCACCATCAAGGCGAAGCAGGCTATCAACGATGCGGCCCGTGTATTGGGCTTCCCGGTCTACGTGGGACAGCGACTCTCAAAGATGCTCTCCAACGACGCGAGCCTGAAGCTCAAGAATGCGCTGCACAAGAATCCGGATAGGCCGGACCAATACTCTCCGGACTTTGAGGAAGCCTACAACAAGGATGCGGACGCCAAGTCCATTATCGACGCTGCCATGTCCATCGAGGGCCTGACTCGTGGCGAGGGTGTGCACGCTTGCGCAACCCTGATCGCTCCGACCCCGGTCACCGACCATGTGCCTACCAAGCTGGATACCAAGGGCAACGTCACGATCACCCAGTACGAAGGCCATTCGGTCGCAGACATGGGCCTGCTGAAGATGGACTTCCTGGGCTTGAGAACCCTCACCGTTATCAACAAAGCCCTACAGAATATCAAGTGCAGCTATCCGAACGCCTCCGATATCGCGCGGATGCCTGAGCAGGTGAAAAAGACCATTAAACTAGGCGCCGCCTGTGTCGATATCGATATGGACAAAGTCGACTTTACGGACCCTGCGATCTATAGGCTCTTAAGTGAAGGCAAGACCGCCGGCGTCTTCCAGGTCGAGTCCGCGGGCATGACCGCCACGATCAAGCAGATGCAGCCGACCGAATACAAGCACATCGTCGCACTGATCGCCCTCTACCGTCCGGGTCCTCTAGGCGCCGGTATGGTCACGAGCTACATCAAGCGTATGCACGGCGAAGAGCCGGTTGTCTACTACGATGACCGCCTCAAAGACATCCTGGAAGAGACTTACGGAACCATGGTCTACCAGGAACAGGTCATGCAGATCTCGATGAAGATGTGCGGCTTTACCCCGGGCGAGTCAGATAGCCGTATCCGTAAGCCGGTGGCTAAGAAAAAGATCAAGATGCTCACGAGCCAGGTCTTCCACTGGGAGGCCACAGGCGCCGATGAGACCATATACGACCACTGGATGAACGGCGCGGTCAAGAACGGCTACAAGAAGGAGATTGCCCAGAAGATCTGGGACGATGTCTTGGAGTTCGCCTCCTACGCCTTCAACAAGTCGCACTCTGCCGGTTACGCCATTCTCGTTATGCAGACCGCCTGGCTCAAGGCCCACTTCCCGAAGGAGTACATGGCCTCCGTCCTCTCCTCCTACATGGGGAAGACCGATAAGATCGTGCACTATGTCTCTGCCTGTCGCCACGAGGGCATCAACATCCTACCTCCGGATATCAACGAGTCCGGCCGTGACTTCACCGCCACCAAGGACGGTATCCGCTTCGGCTTCGCGGGCATCCGCGGCGTGGGCGAGTCAGTGGGCGAGACCATCATGGCTGAACGTACAAAGAGCGGTCCCTTCAAGACGGTCCACGACTTCGTGGACCGCGTGGACGCCTCACAGGCGAACCGCCGCGTCGTCGAGGCGCTGATCAAGAGCGGGGCCTTCGATTTCACGGGCTACACGAGAAAACAGATGATGCACTTCGTGGACAAGAACAATGCGCGCAACATTATCGAGTCCGCTGCCAAGCGCCAGAGGGACCGTGCCCAGGGGCAAGTCTCCTTCTTCGACCTCTTGGGTGACGTCTCGGATTCCGGCTTTGAGGATAAGATCCCCGCACCGGACGGTATCGAGTGGGATCGGCGTACCAAGCTCGCCCAGGAGCATGAGGTGCTTGGCATCTACGTCTCCGACCACCCACTGCGTCCGTATGAATACGCGCTCTCCAAGGCTCGGGACTACAAGATCTCCGATATCTCAGCGACCGAGGATGCCGTCGATCCGGTGAGCGGCGCGACCGTCGCCCGACACGTTATCCCGGACGGCAAAGTGGTCCGGCTGGCGGGCATGATGAGCGGGATCGATAAGAAGACCACCAAGACCGGCAAGGCAATGGCAATCGTGCAGCTTGCGGACATGGAAGGGGAGACCACTGTCGTGGTATTCCCGAAGCTCTATGAAACGTGTCAGGCTGCGCTGTGTGGCGAGATCGACGAGCAGACCGGTGAGACTATCGGCGATGTCTTTCTGAAGGTTCGGGGCAAGCTTGAGCGCTCCGATCGCGGCGACCAGATCATCGCGGAGAGCGTGGAGCCTCTGATCCTCAACAGTGAGACCAATACGCCAAAGGTGCTGGAGGTCAATCTTGCCTCTGATATGCTCAGCGCAGGGCACATGGAGCAACTGGGTTCCGTCTTCAACCGCTATCCCGGCCTCGACTACGTCGAGCTTAGGATTGAGGGAGCCAACTCAGGCGACCTGACCTGCTTCGAGCTGCCGACTAAAGTCGACGCGCACAACATGGTGTTGATCGCGGAAGTCAGCGACGTCGTGGGTAAGCACGGGAAAGTCGTTGTAGCCTAA
- a CDS encoding DNA-deoxyinosine glycosylase, translating into MRMYLKKTERVIHPLDPIVDTDSRILILGSLPSPRSREQKMYYGNLRNRFWAVLAALWNEPLPTDNDAKIAFCYTHHVALWDVIHSCQIHGASDASIKDVEPNDVAALLKQAPITTIFTTGGAAQRLYHRYLERSCGMKAVALPSTSPANARYRLDDLIAAYRPVRSAAEADTVL; encoded by the coding sequence ATGAGAATGTACTTGAAGAAGACTGAGCGGGTCATCCATCCGCTTGATCCCATTGTCGACACTGACTCGCGTATCCTGATCCTAGGAAGCCTTCCCTCACCGAGATCTCGCGAACAGAAGATGTATTACGGCAATCTTCGCAATCGGTTTTGGGCGGTATTGGCGGCACTGTGGAATGAACCATTACCTACTGACAATGACGCAAAAATTGCCTTCTGCTATACCCATCACGTAGCGCTCTGGGATGTGATCCATTCCTGCCAAATCCATGGGGCCTCAGATGCAAGCATCAAGGATGTTGAACCCAACGATGTCGCAGCGCTGCTGAAGCAGGCACCGATCACTACGATCTTCACGACTGGCGGAGCCGCACAGCGTCTCTACCATCGTTACCTTGAGAGGAGCTGTGGTATGAAAGCGGTTGCGCTTCCTTCTACCAGTCCCGCCAATGCGCGCTACCGGCTCGATGATCTTATTGCGGCATATCGGCCGGTTCGCTCAGCTGCAGAGGCAGACACGGTACTATAG
- a CDS encoding HD domain-containing protein, producing the protein MSDHINRLAPDIPQTLTPEVEEGVREMLRTHQMNPYATRDGDCIRRVDSPQDKGTPLRPAFLHDIEKIIHLPAYNRMNGKTQVFAFVENDDLTRRGLHVQLVARTARDIGRALGLNLDLIEAIGLSHDLGHTPFGHAGEHFLNDIYHERTGRWFMHNVQSVRVMDVLYGRNLALQTLDGALCHNGEFERQKLKMSGLTSFEEFDEIVERCWNEGPKLVKTLRPMTAEGVCRAPLGYYRLRRQGSTGRDPGRTGQ; encoded by the coding sequence ATGAGCGATCATATCAACCGCTTGGCTCCTGACATACCACAGACCTTGACTCCTGAGGTGGAGGAGGGTGTGCGCGAGATGCTGCGCACACATCAGATGAACCCGTATGCCACCCGTGACGGGGACTGCATTCGCCGGGTGGATTCCCCACAGGACAAAGGGACGCCGCTGCGTCCGGCATTCCTGCACGACATCGAGAAGATCATCCATCTGCCGGCTTACAACCGGATGAACGGCAAGACGCAGGTGTTTGCTTTTGTGGAAAACGACGACCTGACGCGCCGGGGCCTGCACGTGCAGCTGGTTGCGCGCACCGCTCGCGATATCGGGCGGGCGTTGGGTCTCAACTTGGATCTGATTGAAGCGATCGGGCTTTCCCACGACCTCGGACATACCCCCTTCGGTCACGCCGGTGAGCACTTCTTGAACGATATCTACCACGAGCGGACCGGACGCTGGTTCATGCACAATGTCCAGAGTGTGCGGGTCATGGACGTCCTCTATGGACGCAACCTTGCCCTGCAGACCCTCGATGGGGCGCTCTGCCACAACGGGGAGTTCGAGCGACAGAAGCTCAAGATGAGCGGGCTCACTTCGTTCGAGGAGTTCGATGAAATTGTCGAACGCTGCTGGAACGAAGGGCCGAAGCTCGTGAAGACGTTGCGGCCGATGACGGCAGAGGGGGTGTGTCGTGCGCCTCTCGGATATTATCGCCTACGTCGGCAAGGATCGACAGGACGCGATCCGGGTCGGACTGGTCAATGA
- the ruvA gene encoding Holliday junction branch migration protein RuvA: protein MIEGTSTHIVLDVGGVGYELGVSSNTAAELPQVGEAGVTVYARLITGQDSLRLYGFATTEERALFDHLIMIPKVGPKVALSVLSTYTPEALATIVADEDTKRMSRVPGVGSKTAQRMVLELQGVFAKDAELSHLGKQLHGSGSDAEQPTQGSTAAVMDEVKQALLSMGFTSREIELVLNGYDTNGEASAKDALSYALKRLGGHI, encoded by the coding sequence TTGATAGAGGGTACATCGACCCATATCGTGCTTGACGTCGGGGGCGTCGGCTATGAGCTCGGGGTCTCCTCGAATACCGCTGCCGAGCTCCCGCAGGTGGGGGAAGCCGGCGTCACCGTCTACGCCCGCCTGATTACGGGACAGGATTCGCTTCGGCTATACGGCTTTGCGACGACTGAGGAGCGGGCGCTCTTTGATCACCTGATCATGATCCCCAAGGTGGGGCCGAAGGTTGCACTCTCGGTACTCTCCACCTATACCCCGGAGGCGCTCGCCACGATTGTGGCGGATGAGGACACCAAGCGGATGTCGCGGGTGCCAGGGGTCGGCAGCAAGACCGCACAGCGCATGGTGCTCGAGCTGCAGGGCGTCTTTGCGAAGGATGCGGAGTTGAGCCACCTGGGTAAACAGCTCCATGGCTCAGGCTCCGATGCCGAACAGCCCACCCAGGGCAGCACTGCCGCGGTGATGGACGAGGTGAAACAGGCACTTTTGTCTATGGGGTTCACCTCACGGGAAATCGAGCTTGTGCTCAATGGATACGATACGAACGGAGAGGCGTCCGCCAAAGATGCCCTTTCCTATGCGCTAAAGAGATTGGGAGGACATATCTAA
- the ruvB gene encoding Holliday junction branch migration DNA helicase RuvB → MWQAPEDDLFSDNPEADYAKRAREVGGELTEDDLDVDRTLRPKALDDYIGQERVCDNLRVLIAAAKKRGEPLDHVIFSGPPGLGKTTLANVLANEMGAKIHTTSGPAIERTGDLAAVLTNLEEGDILFVDEIHRLNHQVEEVLYPAMEDFFLDIVIGKGPAARSIRLDIPKFTLVGATTRTGLLTGPLRDRFGISYRLDYYTIPELTQIVKRSASILGVECDDQAAAEIASRSRGTPRLANRLLKRVRDYAEVKSTGVITVDVAQRALSFFEIDELGLDWMDVKILKALTQTFRGRPVGLTTIASAVSEDPETIEDVYEPYLLQCGLMIRTPQGRKATRAAFDHLGLVPPSDS, encoded by the coding sequence ATGTGGCAAGCACCTGAAGACGATCTTTTTAGTGACAACCCTGAGGCGGATTACGCCAAACGTGCGCGTGAAGTGGGCGGTGAGCTCACTGAGGATGACCTCGACGTCGACCGTACCTTGAGGCCGAAGGCCCTTGATGACTATATCGGGCAGGAACGCGTCTGTGACAACTTGCGCGTGCTGATTGCCGCTGCGAAGAAGCGCGGTGAACCTTTGGACCATGTGATCTTCTCCGGTCCTCCGGGACTGGGCAAAACCACCCTGGCCAACGTCTTGGCTAACGAGATGGGTGCCAAGATCCATACGACGAGCGGACCCGCGATTGAGCGCACCGGCGATCTGGCAGCCGTCCTCACGAATCTGGAAGAGGGTGACATCCTCTTCGTCGATGAGATCCACCGGCTCAACCACCAAGTGGAAGAGGTGCTCTATCCTGCGATGGAGGACTTCTTCCTGGATATTGTAATCGGCAAGGGCCCGGCTGCCCGCTCCATCCGTCTCGATATTCCCAAATTCACGCTGGTAGGCGCAACGACGCGTACCGGCCTGCTGACCGGCCCATTGCGTGACCGCTTCGGTATCTCCTACCGGCTCGATTACTACACGATTCCGGAGCTCACGCAGATCGTCAAACGCTCCGCCTCTATTCTGGGTGTTGAATGTGACGACCAAGCCGCTGCGGAGATCGCCTCACGCAGCCGCGGTACGCCGCGTCTGGCAAACCGCCTGCTCAAGCGCGTGAGGGATTACGCTGAGGTGAAATCGACCGGCGTGATTACGGTCGACGTCGCACAGAGAGCGCTCTCCTTCTTTGAGATCGATGAGCTGGGGCTTGACTGGATGGACGTGAAGATCCTGAAGGCTCTGACCCAGACCTTTAGGGGCCGTCCGGTGGGCCTCACCACGATTGCGAGCGCGGTCAGCGAAGATCCGGAGACTATCGAGGATGTCTATGAGCCATATTTGCTACAGTGTGGTTTGATGATTCGGACACCCCAGGGCAGAAAAGCGACCCGTGCCGCCTTTGATCACCTGGGACTCGTCCCACCGAGCGACTCTTAG
- the ruvC gene encoding crossover junction endodeoxyribonuclease RuvC has translation MVIIGIDPGLAHTGWGIIETRGSEYHARAYGCIITKADTPLVERLGKIYQDLNDVIIQFEPSELSIEKIFFGENSRSAIVTAHSRGAALVAAAEKNLKVGEYTPMQIKQAVVGTGSADKHQVIFMVRNILHMDHDPHPDHCADALAAAICHANLRRTQNSSRYANGNRKTAAAVRAAELAQEEWRRKQKASETAPATAARLEKMKRERYIR, from the coding sequence ATGGTCATCATCGGAATCGATCCCGGCCTGGCGCACACCGGCTGGGGCATCATTGAGACGCGGGGATCAGAGTACCATGCACGGGCCTATGGCTGCATCATAACGAAGGCGGATACGCCCTTGGTCGAGCGCCTCGGCAAAATCTATCAGGACCTCAACGATGTGATCATCCAGTTTGAGCCATCGGAGCTCTCGATCGAGAAGATCTTCTTCGGTGAGAATTCTCGCTCCGCGATCGTCACCGCGCACTCCCGTGGAGCGGCGCTCGTTGCCGCAGCGGAGAAGAACCTGAAGGTCGGGGAGTACACCCCGATGCAGATCAAGCAGGCGGTCGTGGGGACCGGCTCCGCAGATAAGCACCAGGTGATATTCATGGTGAGGAATATTCTGCACATGGACCATGACCCGCACCCGGACCACTGTGCCGATGCGCTTGCGGCAGCGATCTGCCATGCGAACCTGAGGCGCACCCAGAACAGTTCCCGCTACGCGAACGGCAATCGCAAGACCGCAGCGGCGGTGCGGGCAGCGGAGCTTGCACAGGAAGAGTGGCGGCGCAAGCAGAAGGCGAGCGAGACCGCGCCTGCGACGGCAGCGCGCCTTGAGAAGATGAAGAGAGAGCGGTATATACGATGA